A single Callithrix jacchus isolate 240 chromosome 4, calJac240_pri, whole genome shotgun sequence DNA region contains:
- the DNPH1 gene encoding 5-hydroxymethyl-dUMP N-hydrolase isoform X1: protein MAAAGARGIGEHGELGEPGRPALYFCGSIRGGREDRALYERIVTRLRRFGTVLTEHVAAAELGQRGEEAAGDDRLIHEQDLAWLQQADRVVAEVTQPSLGVGYELGRAVALNKRILCLFRPQSGRVLSAMIRGAADGSRIQVWDYEEGEVEALLDRYFEADPPGQVAASPDPTT, encoded by the exons ATGGCTGCTGCCGGGGCGCGGGGGATCGGCGAACACGGGGAGCTGGGGGAGCCCGGCCGCCCGGCCCTGTACTTCTGCGGGAGCATCCGCGGCGGACGCGAGGACCGGGCTCTATATGAGCGGATCGTGACTCGGCTGCGGCGATTCGGGACTGTGCTCACCGAGCACGTGGCGGCCGCCGAGCTGGGCCAGCGTG GGGAAGAGGCTGCTGGGGATGACAGGCTCATCCATGAGCAGGACTTGGCGTGGCTGCAGCAGGCGGACA GGGTCGTCGCAGAAGTGACACAGCCATCCTTGGGTGTTGGCTATGAGCTGGGCCGGGCTGTGGCCCTCAACAAGCGGATCCTGTGCCTGTTCCGCCCACAGTCCGGTAGAG tGCTTTCGGCCATGATCCGGGGAGCAGCAGATGGCTCTCGGATCCAGGTGTGGGACTATGAGGAGGGAGAGGTAGAGGCCCTGCTGGATCGATACTTCGAGGCTGATCCTCCAGGGCAAGTGGCTGCCTCCCCTGACCCAACCACTTGA
- the DNPH1 gene encoding 5-hydroxymethyl-dUMP N-hydrolase isoform X2 — protein sequence MAAAGARGIGEHGELGEPGRPALYFCGSIRGGREDRALYERIVTRLRRFGTVLTEHVAAAELGQRGEEAAGDDRLIHEQDLAWLQQADRVVAEVTQPSLGVGYELGRAVALNKRILCLFRPQSGRDRVSLCHPRWSTVAQSRLTTAMAHRSLDLPDSRHPPTSAS from the exons ATGGCTGCTGCCGGGGCGCGGGGGATCGGCGAACACGGGGAGCTGGGGGAGCCCGGCCGCCCGGCCCTGTACTTCTGCGGGAGCATCCGCGGCGGACGCGAGGACCGGGCTCTATATGAGCGGATCGTGACTCGGCTGCGGCGATTCGGGACTGTGCTCACCGAGCACGTGGCGGCCGCCGAGCTGGGCCAGCGTG GGGAAGAGGCTGCTGGGGATGACAGGCTCATCCATGAGCAGGACTTGGCGTGGCTGCAGCAGGCGGACA GGGTCGTCGCAGAAGTGACACAGCCATCCTTGGGTGTTGGCTATGAGCTGGGCCGGGCTGTGGCCCTCAACAAGCGGATCCTGTGCCTGTTCCGCCCACAGTCCGGTAGAG acagggtctctctctgtcacccacgctggagtacagtggcacaatcaaggctcaccACGgccatggctcaccgcagcctcgatctcccagactcaaggcatcctcccacctcagcctcctga